ctcgctaggGATCGAAATGGCgataaggaaaaaaagaagggtCAGCGGTTATTATAGCCCGCGTTGCTGCTCgatatgtatgtgtgcgccAAACATGTATccagtatacacacacacacacacacaccgagtCTCTCTGCGAACCGGTCAACCGGAAAGACCATGGCCCATGTTATGACGACGTCGGCGGGTCAATACGTAtagacgtgtgtgtgtgtgtgtgcgcgcacgtatacacgGTCGAGCTTTATATgcgctatttttaaaaataaaaaataaaatatagagCGTGATACGCGAAAAAAGCCGGGGCTCCGATGGTGTGTATACTGCtgagggaaaaaaaaaaaaaaaaatgacgacccaaaggcgcgcgaaaaaaggacAAAGGCCGCGCAGTCGTTTTTTGTTCTCTTTTtccgtttgtgtgtgtgtgtgtgtgtgtgtgtgcacgatGCTCCCTTTGAACAGCCGGCGCTATGCAGTTTTCGCCAAGAACTCGCTGTGTGTTCGATGATTTTCGGGTCGAATTTAGCCGTTATTAAAAGTTGGATATTAGATTCTGTAAAATAGGTATATAATGCGGCGGGAGCTTTAATTTGAAACTTTCTCGGTTTTTAAAACGGCCGGGGCCGCGTTTGATGCGCTAATTTGACATTACGCGAACTGAAAGTTTCCTCGTCCTGTACGAAATTCGAGAGGGAAAAAACCACGATAAATAAAAGGATAATAAACCATCTGTAATAGATCTCCGAAACAGCGAAATTATAATGCCAGCACGAAAAGTCAATTATTCAAGCGAACGAGCTCGCGATAATCCCGGGACAGTTCTATATCGTCGAAATCCAAGATGTCCCGCTGACGAAAGCATTTCGTTATATAGCCTTATCGCGCGTAGTCGTTGTGGAGAATCGCGACGATTATACGCGAAGGACACAGCCGAGTGGAAAGGGACAAATGCGCGTATTATACCGGAGCTTATGGCCTTTAACGGCTGACTAGGCAAATAATATAACGCAGTGCGCTATATAGAGGCGCTTGGAATACAACGCGTTTGCGAGAGAAAACCTTTTGTAATTCATCTCGTGGGTTATGCTAGCGTGTGATTCTAATGACTaatgagtatatatatatatatacatataggtatatgtgTACGTATGCGTGGTTGTTATGTTGTACGATGATAAAGGCGATATTTGAAATGAATGCGTCCGCCGCGAGAATAATTATATAGGGAGAtgaaagtagaaaaattttatGACGGACAGGGCTGTACGCAGCTTgtctcaaaataaataaagggAAAAACTCGATTAAAGTTATTTTACGCTCGCCTTGTGTCTTTCGAGCATTTGGCAAAGATGCGCGAGCTGGAatgtgctatatatatatcgcgcaGACGCTGCGACGcgctatatataaatatatagctttaaattattaagttaattttttttttccacaaACTCGTTATACAAAAACGTGTTCGGGAGTTGACGTAAGACCGTTATTGAAGCCGAAGAAAAACTCACCCCGAGTATTATCATTCTCGTCATGATTGCGATCGTGTATAGTTTTTCAGCTGCAGCTCTTTTCTTCCCACGACGCGCCGCAGCAACAGGTGCGAGCCGATGGGTAACGCATatcgtcttcttttttctgCGCGTCTGtgaaaattgatgaaaatatcGGGAAACTTTGATCGAAAAGTTATCGCTAGAATAGTTTTCGTAATAGCGAGTATcgataaataacaaaaaaaaataaaatttattttcaactatAGTGAACGATCAACAATTACTGGGTAATCAATAACATCCACAAATCGTGGACACGATCCATAAAAGAACCAATTAAAACCGTTCAAAATCTCGCGGGCAGAGCCGCAGTCCTGCCAACCGTCGCCTCGATATATAATGGCGgcattttcattcaaaaattcgTCTCGCGCATCCGACGCATCCGCACGTGCTACCTACTCCCGCAATAATCTCTCCTCGCACGCTGCAGCTGTCGCACCCGCGCTTTCCCGGTTCCCACTCGCCGCTCCAACCTCTACCCCACCACCTGTCGAAATCCTTCCTTAGAAGCataaaattccaaaaaaatcTGCCGACTCCTCGCTCGGCGACTCTTGTACGTACACTCGAGATGACGTGGTGTCTCGAATAAGTACTTATACATTAGAGCGAGACGGAGCGATCGGCACACGCACCGCGACGTGGCACACAAGTATAGTCACAAGCGACAAGGCTCGACGCCGCTCTGAGCTACTTCCTCATCGCGATCCCGGTTATGCTAGACCGACGCGACGATAACTCACGTGAGTATTTACGCACATATAACGCAGCCGCTATCTCGAGCTACGTGTATTATCATCACGTATATAGGACAGGAGAGGTATATAGATGCGTGTCAGTCGCCCCTTACACGCTCACCGAAGGACTCTCTGTGAGAGCAGCTGTCCCTTTAATTTTTGACAGCTATATAACGCATCGCTACGGTTTGTTTATGTCCAGTGCAGGGCTGTGCGAGTTGTTTCTTGTTTTATCGTGGTGATTTTCTGACGCTGGAATGACGAGAGCGTGTTTTAGCCGTGGAATTTTTGTTTCTCGACTGTTGTGAAATCGAGGATGTCGAGATAGTGATTACGGGGCATTGCGCTGCACTCGCGCGAACACgcatgttatatatatatatatatatagaggtaTAACTTATGTTGTGCATACGTCCACTTGGCCGACTACTTTCTATATGATGATGACGTTTGGCTGATTTTCGACAGAGTGGATGTAGCTCTTGATGCGGTTTCGCGGAGGAGGATTCGGTAGTCGTTGCGGAAGGTTTTTTTACGAACGGAGGACTGAGAGTGCTGTGTTTGTGACGgatttttgaagatttttttAGAACGCGATAGGTTATAGTTGCCCcggaattttttattttttaaatcgaatccgtgatttaaaaaaatgatttgtttTGCTTGGTGTTTTTGAGATTGTGGTAGAGTCGTAGCTGGCTTTTGTTAGTAGTGGGTGATTTTGGACAAACGCGAATGAGAAAGTAGCTCCTGAATTGCCATatgcttttaaaatattttttctatttctacTCGATCTACAGCAAGTAGTTGTCTATTCAATATGTTCTTTGAATATCGTGATAATGAGGTGTTTTTTTAGTCGACTTTGATACCAAGCTCCAATTCTAATTGTTCAGACagctaatttttcaatttaatgaAATGTATTACACAATTTTTTGCTAAGCAGGAATAAATTGACATGTTCCAGATTAAAAAATGAACACACAGTATTTGCCTTATGGGGAACCAAACGCCAACTTGCCACAAAAGCCTATTAACGTACCACCACCTAGCAATGCACAGATgaatcaaaataatattgtGGACCAAATGTCAAACGTATCTTTGACTGGTCCACAAAAACCTGCGTCTTCTGTGAATGGCGTTCATAATCAAAACCATTACCAATCGCAAGGTATGCAAAcaaatttcatcatttataGCTTAcaatcaatattaaaatatcttGCACgagtgtaaaatatatttatttgtcaCAGAACCAGCCGATAAAGTCAGCCATGTACCACATCAGCAAGGCCCGCCTGCAACACAAAATTCCGGTCTTCCATTTTCGTACGGACCTTCTGGAACACCCCATTTTCCAGGACAACAGTATTCAGGACAGCCACCTACCTCAGGGTCGCTTCCAGGAGCAAACATTCCGAGAAGTATGCCACAAGTTTCACCTGCGATGAATCAACCTGGACCACCAAATCCCggacagcaacagcaacaacatttCCAACAGAATAACTTAGCTGGTCCCCCAATGCCAGGTCAACCACCAAATCAACAAAACTTGGCTGGCCCACCGATGCCTGGTCAAAATCCTCAAGGTCCATCTGCGTTTAATCAAAGACCACCAATGCCTGGACAGCCTGGTAGCTTACCAGGACAGCAAAATTTGTCTGGGCCTCCATTGCAAGGACAGCAAAACTTTTCTGGACCTCCATTACCAGGACAGCAAAGTTTGTCTGGACCTCCGTTGCCAGGACAACAGAATTTGACTGGACCTCCGTTGCCAAGACAGCAAAATTTATCAGGACCCCCAATGCCTGGTCAGCAAAATTTCTCAGGACCACCAATGCCTGGTCAACAGAATTTCTCTGGACCTGGTATGCCAGGTCAGCAGAACTTCTCTGGACCTCCTATGCCAGGTCAGCAGAACTTCTCTGGACCTCCAATGCCAGGTCAGCAGAACTTCTCTGGACCTCCAATGCCAGGTCAGCAGAATTTCTCTAGACCTCCAATGCCTGGTCAACCAAATCTGTCAGGGCCTGCAATGCTTGGCCAACCAAATCTATCTGGACCTCCTCTTCCTGGCCAAGCAAATATGTCTGGCCCTCTGTTATCTGGTCAACAGAATCTCCAAGGTCCCTATTCAAATCAAGCACCAGGTCAACGTCCATATCCTTCTGGTCCTCCATTACCAGGACAGCAAGCCAATCCACCGTATGGTATGAACCAAGGTTTCCAGCAACCAAATTATGGACCTGGGCAGCCAATGTATGGAAATCAGCCTGGTCCTTACCAAGGTGGCCCTGGAGGATTCCAAAATAATTCTCAAACACCACAAGGCAAACTCGATCCTGATCAAATGCCTAGCCCAGTAAGTATCGAATATGTTTGATTAATAATGTATTAAAACCTTTGAGTACAATTTGATGATCATTTTGCAGATCCAAGTTTTCCAAGAGGACCAAAGATTAAAAGGTGGGAACTTCTTAACTAATCAAAAAGGACTGGTGCCTCCATTAGTTACTACGAAATTCAGTGTTGTTGATCAAGGAAATGCATCTCCAAGATTTATTCGATCATCAATCTACACTGTTCCTACGCAAGCTGAAATGGTGAAACATGTAAGTATGAAATTATGACATAGGCATTTTCTGTGTTTTTTGatctatttaaattttcaaatacatttttagaCTCAAGTTCCATTCGGAATAATTTTAAGCCCAATGGCTCAAGTGGAAGAGGGAGAACACGAACCACCTATTGTAGACATGGGAGAGGTTGGTCCAGTACGTTGCATTCGATGCAAAGCTTATATGTGCCCTTTCATGCAATTTGTTGATGCTGGAAGAAGATTCCAATGCGTATTTTGTAAAGCAACTACAGAAGGTATGTTCTTTCATgaattaacaatttttaactttactCCATTATTAAATTTCACTTTTCATGCAGTTCCACAAGAGTATTTCCAACATTTGGATCACACTGGTCAACGTATGGATCGTTACGAAAGACCAGAATTGATGCTTGGAACTTTTGAGTATATAGCAACAAAGGATTATTGCAGGGtatgcaaaaattaatttgatgACTTTCGTCTTTCATCGATACTTTCTTAAAAAGTTCtcttattgaatatatttaataatctttTCAGGACAATGTTTTTCCCAAGCCACCAGCGCTTATTTTTGTAATCGACGTTTcttacaataatataaaatcgGGCCTTGTGCAATTACTCTGTGCTAAAATGAAGGAAATCATTCGAAATCTACCCGTCGACGCAGGACAGACTAAGTCCAACATGAAAGTCGGTTTTATAACGTACAACAATTCAGTTCATTTTTACAATTGCAAACCCAATCTTGCTCAACCGCAAATGATGCTTGTTGGAGATGTTCAAGACGTTTTTATGCCACTTTTGGAAGGTTTTCTATGTGACGTTGAAGAAAGCGAATCGACAATAGATAGTTTAATGACGCAGATTCCAATAATGTTTGGAGATACTCGAGAAACGGAGACAATCCTCGGACCAGCTATTCAATCGGGATTAGAAGCTCTCAAGGTGAGCATACGATTACAAAAGCACAAAAATGCAATCAATCGctgttaataaaaatatactctACTTTAGGCTTGCGAGTGTGCCGGAAAACTTCTCGTATTTCATTCTTCATTACCTATTGCGGAAGCGCCAGGAAAATTGAAGAACCGAGACGACCGTAATGTTATTGGAACAGACAAGGAAAAAAGTGTCTTAGGTATCTATCACAATTGATtattagtattattttttatggaTATGTTTATTGATTTAGaaacaaaattaatcaaaaatgaTGATGGTATTTTAGCTCCACAAACGAATTTCTACAACACCTTAGGCCAAGAATGCGTTGGATCTGGATGTAGTGTAGATCTATTCCTCTTCAATAATTCTTACATTGACGTGGCTACTATTGGCCAAGTTGCTAGACTGACAGGTGGTGAAGTCTACAAATACACTTACTTCCAAGTatgttgatttttttcatacaaTATTCACCCCAATAGCTTTCAGTCTTTTGaattaacttttatattttgtttaaggCTGACATTGACGGCGATAGACTGATCACTGATGTTATCAACAACATTAATAGACCTATCGCTTTTGACGCTGTCATGCGCGTTCGAACTTCGACCGGCGTAAGACCAACCGATTTCTATGGTCATTTGTATATGTCTAACACGACTGATATGGAACTGGCTAGTATAGATTCTGATAAAGCTATAGCGATCGAGATTAAACACGATGATAAGTTAGGGGACGAGGAAAGTGTATATATTCAAGCAGCTCTTCTTTACACATCTTGTAGTGGAGTAAGGAGATTACGAGTAATTAATTTGAGCTTAAAGACTTCATCGCAAATGGCAGAACTCTATCGAGCCTGCGATTTGGATGCCATAATCAATTTCCTATTGAAACAGAGTTAGTGTATACTACTtccattttatttattctgttTGTTGCTCGTAAAGATAAAACTAATCGCTTCCTTCTTTGATGTTGACAGATGTCTCTAAGCTTGTGGAATACTCTCCAAAGGCAATAAAAGATGGTCTGAACTCGAGATGCGCTGCTATTTTAGCTGCTTATAGAAAACATTGTGCTACTCCATCGAGTGCTGGGCAGTTGATACTTCCAGAGTGCATGAAACTATTACCTCTTTACATTAATAGTTTACTCAAGAGTGATGCACTGACTGGAGGTAAATGAAGGATATATGAAAAGTAAATTGGTtactttgaaatatttatttataaatttttctcattttagGAGCTGGAATAACGATTGACCAAAAGTCTTATGTAATGATGGCGGTTTCTTCAATGCCCATTACCGAAACCGTAGCTCATATATATCCGCGTTTACTTGCTCTACACACTATTGATCCTTCAACTACAGAATTACCACCTGTATTGCGCTGTTCGATAGATAAGTTCCAAGACGACGGAGTATATTTATTAGGTAAGAAAGAGTAAAAGTACTGATTGAAATCAACATCTTGCTTTGACAAATTTTCTAATCGATGTCAATTTACAGAAAACGGAATTCACATGTTCATCTGGTTGGGGCTGAGCCTAAATCCACAATGGGTGCAATCAGTTTTCGGAGTTGCATCTATTGTGCAGGTGGACACGGACAAAACTACGATTCCCGTACTGGATAATACTTTGAACAAGCGAATCAGAGACATAATCTCGCAGGTGCAAAGTGAAAGACGTTATTGCATGCGGGTATGTtgatcattaatttattttgaaaaatttcatttatttttattttcaatcacaataaataatataaatggcAATTCATTCACAGTTGACATTGACGAGACAACGGGAAAAAATGGAAATGGTCATGCGCCAATATTTAGTGGAAGATCGAGGAGCTGACGGAAGTCCGAGCTATGTTGACTACTTGTGCCACATGCATAGGGATATACGAGCACTTCTAAGTTAATGTAACAACGATTTCCGATAAGTGCAAAGGTTCAAAGAAGTTTTTATGGCActtattgtaatttttacaatgtgatgctgaaaatattatttgatacaaaaaatatatatttacaaattttatttatatatttgttttagcctattttaaaagttagtaataaaattttttgtatattaattatgttGGTTTTGAATTCCATGTGATATGtgagaatttaaatttgaattttttgaaaatttgaattaaataGTGAAAAATTGTACAGAGTCAGAGTATTTTGAGATTTGTTTACAGTTATGGAATACATATAATGTGAATGAATGAATGAAGATTTAATCGATACATGGATAAATGGTATATGTAAAAATATCCAAGAATAAAtcttgatatatttttatatcaaaaatttatttctgcACAGCATTTACATTTGTTAGGGCTCACTTTATAAAGATATCAAGCTTCCTCattgaaatattataattactatatattttagtaCATTTTATTTACTCTTGTTTTAATtccatttattaataataaaatatttgttaaaatcaTACCTATACTATGTCTGCTATTATTTTGCGATTACCTCTTTCAATCATATGgatatgtacattttttatacaagcTAACTTTAAGTACTTATTAATTAAGTAATCAAATTCACGTAACTGTACCTATGTATACGCAGTCTATTGATATTATAAGTGTATAATTCGAGACTATATTATCGCCGATCGGTAAAAAGTAGTAGTGCAGCGCCATCAGCTGGAGGCATATCTCTGCGAAAGATAAACCCTTTTTCTTATGAAAATTGTATCCTATCAATTATCAAAACAGAGATCGACGTAAGTACGTATGTACTTTGCTCGTCGACATCCATGTTCTAACTTCAGTACACGTTCCTGGCGTTGTCGTTAAAAATTCTTGtcgaaagatgtcgagcaCAGGCATTAAGTCACTTTAAAATCGTAATTGAGAGGTTAGGAGACGCGAGCGCATTCCGCtgaaatatcaatttttatacaaaaattgtattttttgacaAAAAAATGACTGAACCGTCGTTAGAAGAGAGGCAAAAATTTCTTGATGATATGTCCAAATTCATCGATGATGCCGAAAATTGTATGAAGGATTTATGTTCATCTGTAGGGTGGGATTAcaactatttttataattacgaAGAAGTAAGAAATAAAcatctatttttaaaatgcttacaatatattaaatacaaGTAAATTAATATGCAAATTTTAATGTCTAGACTGAGAAATATGCTATTTGTCCTTTCAATGATGGACACAGAGTGCCTGAACGAACTATGCACAAGCATCTCGTCAAGTGTGAATGGAAGGCTCTTGGTTACACAAAAGAGTGTGTACCTCTTCCAGAGCCTGTTCTTCCACCAGATGATCCTTCAACTATAAAACTTGGTAAATATACTTGATAGTCtgttgttattttattattgtcactgttacaagtatttttttaaatctaattATTTTCATAGATATGCAACTCCAAGCCAAAGTGCTACAAGAAGCAAAGAAAAACAATCCTGATGCAAATATAAGTAAGTtggttttttttatacttacctaaaaatataaagaaaaatgaaaatctctTTCTGTCTTATTCTTCCTAATTGAATAGATATGattttttccagaaaattGTGATTGTTATTTACATCATGGAATCATATCCTTTTTTCATATCCTTTATCACAACAAATGCTATTTCAATGCCATCACATAATTTATAGATTATTTACATGcgattatgtaaaattttgagCTGCTACAAtgttttttgtaataataataggtCTAGATGAAAAATTTGTTCCACAAACATCGGATAGGCTTACTAGTGACTTCACCAGCGATGAAAGGAAAGCAATGTACGAGTATGTCATTGCCAATACTGTTGGTCCTGATATTGGTCACGATATTACAGAGATGAATAAGCCTGAGTAAGCTTTTACaaatgttaaaataaaaaagtactaAGCAAAAATTAAAGATTTTATGTCTGTTTATTTTAGGAAAACTCTTGAAGGTGAAATAAAGAGCACACCTATTGAGCTACTGTTAGCCCAAGAAAGAAACTTAAAGAGGCGAAGAGCTAAACATAGAGGAGTccatacaaataaaaaatctcacaCTGAAATCATGAGAGAAATTGTTCAACAGCAAATGGAAATGTACAGGGAACATCTTTCTGAAAAATATGGAATCCCCATTCCTAATGATGAAGTAAATGCCAAGCCTAGTGAAAAAGAACAACAGAATAAGAAGAATCACGAAGATGATTTGAATGAGAACTCTGAACAGTCATCTCACTCAAAAAGAGATCGAAAGAATTGGAACAGTGCAGATCGATCTGATTATAAGAAGAGATACAATTCAAAGAGTTTGGATGAAAAATCGGAAAGAGTAGTACACGAAGGTAGAGATTATAGTTCATCTCGTAGATATTCCAATTATAACAATGACTATGATTCATGGAGTTCAGCTAAAAAGCATCAACGTTATGATAGTCGAGATAAATACCGAGATGAACACGATTCTCGTGATAGAAGTTGGGATAAATATGATTCGAGAGGGAAGCATAGAGACACGTACGAGTCTCGTAATAAAGACAAGGATAGGTATGAATCTCAAGACTCGGGCCGGGATAAGAATGAATCTCGGGATGCAAATAGGCTTAAGTACGATTCTCGAGATTCAAGCAGAAATAATAAACATGGTTTTCGTGATAAGAGTAAGGATAAGTACGATTCTCGGGACAAAAGCAGAGATGATTACGATTCTCAGGGTACAAACAAGGATAAGTATCATAAATACGAGTCAAACCAAAGCGAGTATGCAACTTACAACCGAAGTCGCGATAGAGACGAATCTTCCGGCAAAAAGGAGTCAAAGTCGATCGTTCATGAATCTCGTAGTCGTAAACGCGAAAAAAGTGAATCTATTGTACGAGAATTTGTAAAAGCATCGGAATGTGAAGCGAAAAAAAGTAGCAGTCATAAAAAACATAAGAAAGATCGCAAGCGTGAAGAAGATAGATCGCGTGATAAAGAAGATGCTAAGAAACACAAGAAGTCCAAACATAAAAAGAGTAGGGATCGTAGTCAAAGCTTAAGTTCCAAGTAAATACAAGTTTGCAATTAAATCGCCACGACTACTTTTAATAAAACGACTGAGtgtgtaaataattttatttttaaataaaaaatcgcattttttaaatcgaGCTTGTTACGAGTTATATGGAACCACGATACCTACGCCTGCAAAGGAAATTTTCCATTGGGACCACCTTAGTCGTACATAGATTTACCTAAATCCCACCCATATAATCCAGGTCAGCTTTACTCATTCTTGGAATCAACAAACCTTTACAATAATACGTACCCCTACCATAATACAAGTTTCCAGACGGACTTCTCCCCCTAATGTAAGTATCCAGACAATTTATTAGTAGGTGCGTCGCCATTCAGATTTTATACCGATGTATTTGAGAGCTTAACAAGCTATGTATTCCGGAGAAGTCGACATTCAGGTAAGAAAAATCCCTTCCAATATACGACGGTCCTCCACCCATTCAATGTTTCGGCGCAAGTGATGAAGTGCAGATAAAGTCCCACAGACACAGTCCTAACCGCGTAGCTTTGAACAGTCAACAAGTTCCAAAACTTTGCACACGTCAGTTCACCTCACAATTACTCCGACTAAATTCGAACACTTTTCTATCGTTCGAATACGAGATTTATCGTTTAACTAATATTTTATCAACTTCAAAATCTCACCGGAGAGCGAGATGAATAATctgaaaaaaaacttgaaaaaaatgttttctccGCAGAAGGAAAATGCCAACAAGAGCAGTAATAAGGACTCGCCGTCAAAACCGATGCCGATATCACGCACAGCCTTCTACGACATCACAACTCCAAAAGTCTTCTACACTGAATTCAAATGGACCCTCCAGAACTGCAGGATGCTGTTCTATCTGGACCAGAAAGTATTCAGGTCGTGCGGCTTCACATTGACGGGAAGCAGCCAGACGTGCTTTTTATCCCTCAACGTGAGCAACAAGGACTTCAGCAGTTACCTGCACGTGAATCTCGAGGCTTGCAAGCGAAAATCGCTGAAAATGATAGTCAACGTTTCTATCGTGAGGAAAAACGGCGAAAAAGTCAGGACTTTGTCGAAGATCACAAACGTCAAGGATACGAAGGATTCGCTGTGCTTTGCGATGCCGTCGCTCACGGATTTGAGAGATACCAATGACTACCTGGTTGATAATACTTTGACGTTCTTCTGCGAAATCGAGGATGTACAGGATGTGTGCAGTGCGTGAAAAATGTTGTCATGCGAGGAATAAACTTGATGtatgaatcatttttttatgtgCGAGCATAAGTAGTTGGTACCATTTTTGAAGATTCttgaatgtataatgacgtGGATTAGTGGACTGTTTATGTAATTGCCTAATTTCAATCAATTCTGTATtagtttgtttattatttattcatttatttgttTTGCACATGTGTGAATAGCTCAATTTATTTACTGTATGATCTGCGCAAAACTTATGTAAAAATTCTGGACGATTAGTAAACTTACTacttaaaaatcaatatcagCATTACttttattcacgactgaacTATAATAGCTACTTTATTCCCTGAAAAGCGGGCCAAAAGTAGCATTTTATTCCcgcaaatttactttattcccaCAAACAGCACTTCCGTCCCCACAGCTGGTAATCAATCCGGCCGGACGCAATCGCGATAATCCCTCGTTAATAAAGCACTATATTCAACCGCGGGAATAATCTACGGCTTTAGTCCCTTGTTGCACATTGTACTATGATTTTACTCTCATCACAATTGAGATCCAATATTTGATTTGAAATTTCGCGCCATTCCCGATGGTCGGCGTATTAATTTCccattttaagttttatttacAACAAAATTCACGCCACACTAAGAAGCATTTAATGTACCACAATTTTTCACAAAGTTGATAtgacaaaatgtaataaaaaaactttacaaaacgataaataaatacacTCGCCGAACAAACTCGTCTCACCAACCAATCACTGTCCCCATTCCGAGCGACTCTTCAACCCAACCCAAGCTCGTTTTTCCCCCGAGACCGTAAAGTGTCGTCAAGAAACCTCCACCTCTGCGGATTGGGCTGCGCGCGTATGCGGACGAACGCAGAAAACTAACTAGAAAAATGCGGTAATATTTCATATTGCCAATTGTTAAAATTATCGATGTTTCTGTTGAGCATAAAGTTGTGTATAAACAAATGCACCACGATTTACCAAGCCTTGTTTTCAGTTTTCTGCTCCTGGTCTTTATGTCAT
The sequence above is a segment of the Nasonia vitripennis strain AsymCx chromosome 3, Nvit_psr_1.1, whole genome shotgun sequence genome. Coding sequences within it:
- the LOC100116665 gene encoding protein transport protein Sec24C gives rise to the protein MNTQYLPYGEPNANLPQKPINVPPPSNAQMNQNNIVDQMSNVSLTGPQKPASSVNGVHNQNHYQSQEPADKVSHVPHQQGPPATQNSGLPFSYGPSGTPHFPGQQYSGQPPTSGSLPGANIPRSMPQVSPAMNQPGPPNPGQQQQQHFQQNNLAGPPMPGQPPNQQNLAGPPMPGQNPQGPSAFNQRPPMPGQPGSLPGQQNLSGPPLQGQQNFSGPPLPGQQSLSGPPLPGQQNLTGPPLPRQQNLSGPPMPGQQNFSGPPMPGQQNFSGPGMPGQQNFSGPPMPGQQNFSGPPMPGQQNFSGPPMPGQQNFSRPPMPGQPNLSGPAMLGQPNLSGPPLPGQANMSGPLLSGQQNLQGPYSNQAPGQRPYPSGPPLPGQQANPPYGMNQGFQQPNYGPGQPMYGNQPGPYQGGPGGFQNNSQTPQGKLDPDQMPSPIQVFQEDQRLKGGNFLTNQKGLVPPLVTTKFSVVDQGNASPRFIRSSIYTVPTQAEMVKHTQVPFGIILSPMAQVEEGEHEPPIVDMGEVGPVRCIRCKAYMCPFMQFVDAGRRFQCVFCKATTEVPQEYFQHLDHTGQRMDRYERPELMLGTFEYIATKDYCRDNVFPKPPALIFVIDVSYNNIKSGLVQLLCAKMKEIIRNLPVDAGQTKSNMKVGFITYNNSVHFYNCKPNLAQPQMMLVGDVQDVFMPLLEGFLCDVEESESTIDSLMTQIPIMFGDTRETETILGPAIQSGLEALKACECAGKLLVFHSSLPIAEAPGKLKNRDDRNVIGTDKEKSVLAPQTNFYNTLGQECVGSGCSVDLFLFNNSYIDVATIGQVARLTGGEVYKYTYFQADIDGDRLITDVINNINRPIAFDAVMRVRTSTGVRPTDFYGHLYMSNTTDMELASIDSDKAIAIEIKHDDKLGDEESVYIQAALLYTSCSGVRRLRVINLSLKTSSQMAELYRACDLDAIINFLLKQNVSKLVEYSPKAIKDGLNSRCAAILAAYRKHCATPSSAGQLILPECMKLLPLYINSLLKSDALTGGAGITIDQKSYVMMAVSSMPITETVAHIYPRLLALHTIDPSTTELPPVLRCSIDKFQDDGVYLLENGIHMFIWLGLSLNPQWVQSVFGVASIVQVDTDKTTIPVLDNTLNKRIRDIISQVQSERRYCMRLTLTRQREKMEMVMRQYLVEDRGADGSPSYVDYLCHMHRDIRALLS
- the LOC100679725 gene encoding U11/U12 small nuclear ribonucleoprotein 48 kDa protein translates to MTEPSLEERQKFLDDMSKFIDDAENCMKDLCSSVGWDYNYFYNYEETEKYAICPFNDGHRVPERTMHKHLVKCEWKALGYTKECVPLPEPVLPPDDPSTIKLDMQLQAKVLQEAKKNNPDANISLDEKFVPQTSDRLTSDFTSDERKAMYEYVIANTVGPDIGHDITEMNKPEKTLEGEIKSTPIELLLAQERNLKRRRAKHRGVHTNKKSHTEIMREIVQQQMEMYREHLSEKYGIPIPNDEVNAKPSEKEQQNKKNHEDDLNENSEQSSHSKRDRKNWNSADRSDYKKRYNSKSLDEKSERVVHEGRDYSSSRRYSNYNNDYDSWSSAKKHQRYDSRDKYRDEHDSRDRSWDKYDSRGKHRDTYESRNKDKDRYESQDSGRDKNESRDANRLKYDSRDSSRNNKHGFRDKSKDKYDSRDKSRDDYDSQGTNKDKYHKYESNQSEYATYNRSRDRDESSGKKESKSIVHESRSRKREKSESIVREFVKASECEAKKSSSHKKHKKDRKREEDRSRDKEDAKKHKKSKHKKSRDRSQSLSSK